Proteins encoded in a region of the Alphaproteobacteria bacterium genome:
- a CDS encoding outer membrane lipoprotein carrier protein LolA: MRKIFFLVVLMGGLSVSAFDPAMGASKKAHPDSNKHVVKSQKASYLRAKTPKKTVTTKGVSNPQRLLKDVEGYLNGLKTVKANFHQKDAQGNVTHGTLYLSRPGRVRLEYNPPSPLLIISDGSWVSYQDKQLDEISYVPLSSTPAEFILRERVNFKKDISVDRVEQQKNHIFITLSKDDDSDWGQLVLGFQEKPLQLTQWKVIDAQGNITHVILENFMVGGTIPEKHFKLSE; the protein is encoded by the coding sequence ATGCGCAAAATTTTCTTTCTGGTTGTCCTCATGGGAGGACTGTCTGTTTCGGCTTTTGATCCTGCAATGGGAGCGTCCAAAAAAGCGCATCCTGATTCCAATAAACATGTTGTGAAAAGTCAGAAGGCTTCCTATTTGAGAGCAAAAACTCCGAAAAAAACGGTAACGACCAAAGGGGTTTCCAATCCGCAACGTCTCTTAAAGGATGTGGAAGGATATCTCAACGGTCTCAAAACGGTAAAAGCTAATTTTCATCAAAAAGACGCCCAAGGAAATGTGACCCATGGCACTCTTTATTTGTCCCGGCCTGGACGTGTACGCCTTGAATACAATCCGCCGTCTCCTTTACTTATTATCTCCGATGGCAGCTGGGTATCGTACCAGGATAAACAACTGGATGAGATTAGCTATGTGCCGCTTTCCTCGACACCAGCAGAGTTTATCCTTCGAGAGCGTGTAAATTTTAAAAAGGACATTTCCGTTGATCGTGTGGAGCAGCAGAAGAATCATATCTTCATCACCTTAAGCAAAGATGATGATTCAGATTGGGGTCAGCTTGTCCTTGGTTTTCAGGAAAAACCGCTACAGCTAACTCAATGGAAGGTGATAGATGCTCAAGGAAATATTACCCATGTGATCTTGGAGAATTTTATGGTCGGCGGCACTATCCCTGAGAAGCACTTTAAATTATCCGAGTAG
- a CDS encoding cell division protein FtsK yields the protein MPRMRNTVSKRTLFPPIFKSFFKLRATEGLGFVLVISGIVLGLSLLSYDRTDPSWNVAVDAHIVRNFVGPFGAVLADLFQQLMGIAGWVLVPLLVVWGVRVLLHRPPTYPWLKLLILPSVLVLWAIFWTALPLPKEWGFLGGSLGYLGLELLKTIALYSTLAIGNLPLALISGILAVLLFLYILGVPWRLWKQILKHTGKSTNLIFKGFLFLVRKRPDGLRIQLRNVEESPEPLPLSKSAEPTLSEKKMVSRKTKEKVTLDRTDETALYKPLELVSDENYRLPPHDLLAKPKKDKGLKEESDDILEKKAASLENVLKDFGVRGEIVKVRPGPVVTLYELCPAPGLKSSRVIGLSSDIARSMSAVSARVSVVAGQNVIGIELPNQKRDVVMLREQLGHEAFERTAGRLALILGKDIGGEPIIVDLARMPHLLVAGTTGSGKSVSVNTMILSLLYRLPPDRCKFIMIDPKMLELSVYEDIPHLLTPVVTDPKKAVVALKWAVKEMENRYRAMSRLGVRNIDGYNLRLKEAKEREEVIKRKVQTGFDPETGKAIYEEQPLDMTPMPYIVIVVDEMADLMLVAGKDIEVVIQRLAQMARAAGIHLIMATQRPSVDVITGTIKANFPTRISFQVTSKIDSRTILGEAGAEQLLGQGDMLYMAAGGRVTRVHGPFVSDEEVDKVVAFLKTQGSPTYVEDVTEEDEEGGVSGESSRDHDPLYDQAVSIVCREQKASTSFVQRHLQIGYNRAARIVEQMEAEGVISAANHAGRREVLAGSQ from the coding sequence ATGCCACGAATGCGAAATACTGTTTCAAAGAGAACTCTTTTTCCACCAATCTTTAAATCCTTTTTTAAACTGCGAGCTACAGAAGGTCTGGGTTTTGTTCTCGTTATTTCGGGAATTGTTTTGGGATTGAGCCTTTTGTCTTACGATCGGACCGATCCCTCATGGAATGTTGCCGTGGATGCCCATATTGTGAGGAACTTTGTGGGTCCTTTTGGTGCCGTTTTGGCGGATCTTTTTCAACAACTTATGGGAATAGCAGGCTGGGTTCTTGTTCCGCTTCTCGTTGTTTGGGGGGTGCGTGTTTTATTACATCGTCCCCCAACCTATCCGTGGTTGAAGCTTTTGATATTGCCCAGCGTCCTTGTTCTTTGGGCCATATTTTGGACAGCCTTGCCTCTTCCTAAGGAGTGGGGTTTTTTGGGAGGGAGCTTGGGATATTTAGGACTTGAGCTGCTGAAGACAATCGCTTTGTATTCAACCCTAGCCATTGGAAATCTTCCTCTGGCTCTTATCTCAGGTATTCTCGCGGTGCTTTTGTTCCTTTATATTTTGGGGGTTCCTTGGCGCCTGTGGAAGCAGATTCTGAAGCATACGGGAAAGAGTACAAATCTCATTTTTAAGGGTTTCCTTTTTTTGGTGAGGAAACGTCCGGATGGCCTTCGCATTCAATTAAGAAATGTGGAAGAATCTCCGGAACCACTTCCATTATCCAAATCTGCGGAGCCAACTCTTTCTGAGAAGAAGATGGTATCGCGTAAAACTAAGGAAAAAGTTACTTTAGACAGAACAGATGAAACTGCTTTGTACAAGCCTCTAGAGCTTGTATCTGACGAGAATTATCGTTTGCCACCACATGACTTGTTGGCAAAGCCAAAGAAGGACAAAGGTCTTAAAGAAGAAAGCGACGATATCTTAGAAAAAAAGGCTGCCTCTCTAGAGAACGTACTGAAGGATTTTGGTGTTCGCGGAGAGATTGTTAAAGTTCGCCCAGGGCCTGTGGTAACTCTTTACGAACTTTGTCCAGCGCCAGGATTAAAATCTTCTCGAGTCATTGGATTATCCAGTGATATTGCACGATCTATGAGTGCCGTTTCGGCTCGTGTTTCTGTGGTAGCTGGCCAAAATGTTATTGGCATCGAATTACCCAACCAAAAGCGAGATGTGGTGATGCTCCGGGAACAGTTGGGACATGAGGCCTTTGAACGAACAGCTGGGCGGCTGGCTCTGATTCTTGGGAAAGACATCGGTGGAGAGCCCATTATCGTTGATTTGGCCCGTATGCCCCACTTGTTGGTGGCGGGAACGACTGGCTCTGGTAAATCTGTTTCTGTAAATACAATGATTCTGTCCCTTCTATACAGATTGCCGCCAGATCGATGTAAGTTCATCATGATCGATCCCAAAATGTTGGAATTATCCGTATACGAAGATATTCCTCACTTGCTTACGCCAGTTGTGACGGATCCGAAAAAGGCAGTTGTGGCCCTAAAGTGGGCGGTTAAAGAGATGGAAAACCGTTATCGGGCCATGTCGCGCCTTGGGGTGCGAAATATTGACGGGTACAATTTGCGCCTTAAAGAGGCTAAGGAACGGGAAGAAGTCATCAAACGCAAGGTTCAAACTGGCTTCGATCCAGAAACAGGAAAAGCTATTTACGAAGAACAGCCGCTAGATATGACGCCAATGCCTTACATCGTCATTGTTGTCGATGAGATGGCTGACTTAATGTTGGTGGCGGGAAAGGATATCGAAGTCGTTATTCAGCGCTTGGCGCAAATGGCTCGTGCAGCGGGAATCCACTTAATCATGGCAACACAGAGACCTTCGGTGGATGTAATAACAGGAACTATTAAAGCAAACTTTCCAACGCGCATTAGTTTTCAGGTCACCTCCAAAATTGATAGTCGTACAATTTTAGGAGAGGCAGGAGCAGAGCAGCTTTTGGGGCAAGGAGACATGTTGTACATGGCGGCTGGTGGACGGGTTACGCGCGTCCATGGTCCTTTTGTGTCTGATGAAGAAGTAGATAAAGTGGTGGCGTTCTTGAAAACCCAGGGGTCGCCCACCTATGTGGAAGATGTGACCGAGGAAGATGAAGAAGGGGGCGTGAGTGGTGAATCCAGTCGCGACCATGATCCCCTCTATGATCAAGCCGTCAGTATTGTTTGCCGTGAACAGAAAGCCTCGACAAGTTTTGTTCAGCGGCACTTACAAATCGGTTACAATAGAGCAGCACGCATTGTTGAACAGATGGAGGCAGAGGGCGTTATTTCTGCTGCCAACCATGCTGGCCGGCGTGAGGTGTTGGCCGGAAGTCAATAA
- a CDS encoding efflux RND transporter permease subunit, translating to MTISEFFIKRPIFAIVLNVLFIVVGLLSYRSLTVREYPEVSTPSLTVRISYPNASPQVIESEVTFLVEDALAEVPNLSLMASSSKEGESEVRLKFKEGTSVNSVLSKVRESLAQIKSDLPKDVQDPKIRQEANETQALIYVSLTSDHLESSDLTHLANLHLKNAFRSLSGVASVDVIGRPYVMEIALDRLKMFSFGVTPKGISKALEDHNVALPSGKLAGEIPVTMDLKAKSDEDFGSIVVKQKDGDVVFLRDVADIRLKDDDSWRIRVNGNPGILLGIKRAGDGNPLEISRDVREILPGLQKNLSEGVYAEIVKDDADFIRASLSSIKNSLIEAVVLVLLIIFLFLRNLRASLIPLVTIPVSVLGTFAILSLFGFSINTITLLALVLAIGLVVDDAIVVLENIFRHVEAGMSPQEAAKKGSKEISFAIVAMTGTLASVYAPIAFMQGAMGQIFVEFAVALAGAVLVSGVVALTLSPMMCSNILRAHNGEVLPSISNFIQRLTDNYKNLLGRVMLYPRWIMGGACLLLALCVVFFKILPGELAPKEDRGVLGVFMEPLTASSKEVMDEYVKKAETLVKDVPEAKQNLTFIGDWGGNVVLPLKSWSDRGRSAGQITEDLREKVRVIPTVSTHVWNWDSGLPGLEGMGEDSDITLYVLTVGTYEELLNRIEKFTKECRDDGVFKSVYHRLKLGEPGYNCVIDRQKMAKADFEPEDISKALEIFLDRAKSTSFYKEGQKYDVRLTGQDSPQDLSEVYVSNKEGARVSLASFATLEEVGLPQSLEHVNQMRSTTFSATLKPGQDFAAAVDYLKKKVDSTFPSGYSVAFTGAAEKYQESFVEMMILFGIALIFIYSILAIQFESFTDPLMIMFTVPLACCGALLTLWLFGQSLNIFTQIGLITLVGLITKHGILLVTFANQLCNEGKQASEAIREASVLRFRPILMTTGAMVFGTIPLLISSGAGSEARFAIGCVLVGGLLLGTVLTLFVIPVIYTSVKNSSLYSRLKVA from the coding sequence ATGACGATTTCAGAGTTTTTCATTAAGCGACCAATTTTTGCCATTGTGTTGAATGTGTTATTCATCGTGGTTGGGCTTTTGTCATATCGTAGCCTGACGGTACGTGAATACCCGGAGGTATCTACCCCTTCTTTAACTGTTCGTATCTCTTATCCCAATGCAAGCCCACAGGTCATTGAGTCTGAAGTGACGTTTCTTGTTGAGGATGCCCTTGCTGAAGTCCCGAATCTTTCGTTGATGGCCTCTTCTTCTAAAGAAGGGGAATCGGAAGTTCGTCTCAAATTTAAAGAGGGCACTTCCGTCAACTCTGTCCTTTCTAAAGTCCGTGAATCTCTTGCACAGATAAAGAGTGATTTGCCCAAAGATGTTCAAGATCCAAAGATTCGACAAGAAGCAAATGAGACTCAGGCGCTCATATATGTTTCTCTCACCAGTGATCATCTTGAATCTTCGGACTTAACTCACCTGGCAAACTTGCACCTCAAAAATGCTTTTAGAAGCCTCTCTGGGGTGGCTTCCGTGGATGTCATAGGGCGTCCCTATGTCATGGAAATTGCTTTGGATCGTCTAAAAATGTTCTCTTTCGGCGTAACCCCAAAAGGGATATCCAAAGCCTTGGAAGACCATAACGTGGCACTTCCCTCTGGAAAGCTTGCTGGGGAAATTCCCGTTACAATGGATTTAAAAGCGAAGTCCGATGAGGATTTTGGGTCCATTGTTGTGAAACAAAAGGATGGAGATGTTGTCTTTCTTAGAGATGTTGCTGATATCCGACTTAAAGATGACGATTCTTGGCGAATTCGGGTGAATGGCAACCCGGGTATTTTGTTAGGCATCAAAAGGGCAGGAGACGGGAATCCGCTGGAAATCTCACGGGATGTTCGTGAGATTCTGCCTGGGCTTCAAAAAAATCTTTCTGAAGGTGTCTATGCTGAAATCGTGAAAGATGATGCTGATTTTATCAGAGCCTCTCTGAGCAGCATCAAAAATTCTTTGATTGAAGCCGTTGTTTTGGTGCTGCTTATTATTTTCCTTTTCTTACGGAATCTAAGAGCCTCATTGATTCCTCTTGTGACCATTCCTGTGTCCGTTTTGGGAACATTTGCGATTCTTTCCCTTTTCGGATTCTCCATAAATACCATAACGTTGTTGGCACTTGTTTTGGCAATTGGCCTGGTAGTTGATGATGCCATTGTGGTGTTGGAAAATATATTCCGTCATGTGGAGGCGGGGATGTCTCCACAGGAGGCGGCTAAGAAGGGCAGCAAGGAGATTAGCTTCGCTATCGTGGCTATGACAGGCACTCTAGCAAGTGTATATGCCCCCATTGCGTTCATGCAGGGAGCTATGGGTCAAATTTTTGTTGAGTTCGCTGTGGCGCTGGCCGGAGCTGTTCTAGTTTCTGGAGTGGTTGCACTAACACTGTCTCCTATGATGTGCTCCAACATTCTGAGGGCACATAATGGAGAAGTTCTCCCATCCATCTCCAATTTCATCCAAAGACTGACAGACAACTATAAGAATTTACTTGGCCGTGTGATGTTATATCCCAGGTGGATTATGGGGGGAGCTTGCCTTCTTTTAGCGTTATGCGTCGTCTTTTTTAAGATTCTGCCAGGAGAATTGGCGCCTAAAGAAGATCGTGGGGTTCTGGGAGTCTTTATGGAACCGCTTACGGCAAGTTCTAAAGAAGTTATGGACGAGTACGTTAAAAAGGCTGAAACTCTCGTTAAAGATGTTCCTGAAGCAAAGCAAAATCTAACTTTTATCGGAGATTGGGGTGGGAATGTTGTTCTTCCGTTGAAGAGTTGGTCAGATAGAGGGCGGTCTGCTGGACAGATTACGGAAGATTTGCGAGAAAAAGTTAGGGTCATTCCGACGGTTTCAACACATGTTTGGAATTGGGATAGCGGTCTTCCTGGGCTGGAAGGGATGGGAGAGGATTCAGATATTACTCTCTACGTCTTAACCGTTGGGACCTATGAAGAACTCTTAAATCGTATCGAAAAATTTACGAAAGAATGCCGTGATGATGGTGTTTTTAAAAGCGTATATCATAGATTGAAGCTAGGAGAACCGGGGTACAATTGTGTGATTGATCGTCAGAAAATGGCCAAAGCTGACTTTGAACCAGAAGATATCTCTAAAGCGCTGGAAATTTTTCTTGATCGTGCCAAGTCCACGTCGTTTTACAAAGAAGGTCAGAAATATGATGTTCGACTCACGGGGCAAGATAGCCCTCAAGATTTGAGCGAAGTATATGTTTCTAATAAAGAGGGCGCTCGTGTTTCACTGGCATCATTTGCGACTTTAGAGGAAGTTGGTTTGCCCCAGTCTTTAGAGCATGTGAACCAAATGCGATCCACAACCTTTAGTGCTACGCTTAAGCCCGGCCAAGATTTTGCTGCAGCTGTGGACTATTTGAAAAAGAAAGTCGACTCAACTTTTCCATCTGGGTACTCGGTTGCCTTTACGGGAGCGGCCGAAAAGTATCAGGAGTCTTTTGTTGAAATGATGATCCTTTTCGGGATTGCCCTTATCTTCATCTATTCTATTTTGGCCATACAATTCGAAAGTTTTACCGATCCTCTAATGATAATGTTTACAGTACCGCTGGCGTGTTGTGGCGCTCTCTTAACCTTATGGCTCTTTGGGCAGAGTCTGAACATTTTTACCCAGATTGGATTAATCACTCTTGTGGGGCTTATCACCAAACATGGGATTCTTTTGGTTACCTTTGCGAATCAATTGTGTAACGAAGGAAAACAAGCTTCAGAAGCCATTCGCGAAGCATCCGTACTTCGCTTTCGTCCGATCTTAATGACGACAGGGGCCATGGTCTTTGGAACGATTCCACTCTTAATATCCAGTGGGGCAGGGAGTGAGGCTCGTTTTGCCATAGGTTGCGTCCTCGTAGGTGGGCTGCTCTTGGGGACTGTTTTAACACTCTTCGTCATTCCTGTTATTTACACATCTGTCAAAAACAGCTCTCTGTACTCTCGACTAAAAGTAGCATAA
- a CDS encoding efflux RND transporter periplasmic adaptor subunit: MSKIKLRSILILSCLGVAFCAFVLPTFFGGGKDTKEKPKTIEVVKVSLGSITLTGRMLGTIQAKKRTTLKAKKDGTLYMMYAQEGESVKKGAVLGSLRNGDLSRKYELALSAEGLAQKHYDRMRTLYEAGNISERAVEERKKDLLQAQVALEDSKGALRKSEFRASFDGICGVFKVAEGAYVKEGDEIVTVYDPKDCVVEFEAPESILSQLSVGQKVHVGAVEGSIASFQMVLDTKTHMGAGKANLVSFPSIMGAATTMEVELQTKHDVLVLPKEAVFLNNGTSHVYSVREEKAVLLPVKLGLQTQDSVEVIEGLSEGEQVILRGQRSLHDTQPVKIYTSEV; this comes from the coding sequence ATGTCGAAAATTAAATTAAGATCTATTCTGATTTTATCATGCTTGGGTGTGGCTTTTTGTGCTTTTGTCCTCCCTACTTTTTTTGGCGGGGGAAAGGATACTAAGGAGAAGCCTAAAACCATAGAAGTGGTGAAGGTAAGCTTAGGATCCATCACGCTTACGGGAAGGATGTTAGGGACGATTCAGGCCAAGAAGAGAACGACTCTGAAAGCAAAAAAGGATGGCACTCTATACATGATGTATGCCCAGGAGGGTGAGTCTGTGAAAAAGGGTGCGGTGCTTGGGAGTTTAAGGAATGGTGATCTTTCCAGAAAATATGAGTTAGCCCTGTCGGCAGAAGGTCTCGCGCAAAAGCATTATGACCGGATGCGAACACTGTATGAAGCTGGAAATATTTCTGAGCGCGCGGTGGAAGAGAGAAAGAAGGATTTGCTGCAGGCACAGGTAGCATTGGAAGACTCAAAGGGTGCTTTGAGAAAATCAGAGTTTAGGGCCAGTTTTGATGGCATCTGTGGTGTTTTTAAAGTGGCAGAAGGGGCCTATGTAAAGGAAGGCGATGAGATTGTCACAGTCTATGATCCCAAAGACTGTGTGGTGGAGTTCGAAGCACCAGAATCTATTTTATCTCAACTTTCCGTAGGCCAGAAAGTACATGTTGGTGCTGTTGAAGGGAGTATTGCTTCGTTCCAAATGGTTCTAGATACAAAGACCCATATGGGGGCTGGCAAGGCAAACTTAGTGTCTTTCCCCTCGATTATGGGTGCGGCGACTACTATGGAAGTGGAACTTCAGACAAAGCATGATGTCCTTGTTTTGCCAAAAGAAGCTGTCTTTTTGAATAATGGAACGTCCCATGTGTATTCAGTAAGGGAAGAAAAGGCAGTGCTTCTTCCCGTGAAATTGGGTCTGCAAACGCAAGACTCGGTAGAGGTAATAGAAGGCTTGTCAGAAGGAGAGCAGGTAATTCTTAGAGGCCAGAGAAGCCTCCATGATACCCAGCCTGTAAAGATTTATACCAGCGAAGTGTAA
- a CDS encoding ATP-binding protein: MERKQYIERISKYFKSHQIVGLLGPRQCGKTTLARKYANIQNSANRENYFDLEDARDYERLQKPQLVLEKLEGLVIIDEIQLMPSLFATLRVLVDREDSKARFLILGSASRELINKSAETLAGRIAYIELPPFSYLETHNLDKLWLRGGFPRSYLAPNIEESNDWREFYITTFLEQDIPNLGIQIPAVSLRRFWTMLAHYHGNIFNASEFGRSFGSADTTIRKYLDILTGTFMVRQLQPWQENIKKRQVKAPKIYFRDSGLLHTLLNIFSEYDLQTNPKLGASWEGFALEEVVRVRQVKPHHCYFWATHTGAEIDLLIFEGNNKKGFEFKYTDAPKMTKSMRITSADLALDEMTVIYPGAVDYQLDDKIYVKGLKQYLEENSTLNLHA, translated from the coding sequence ATGGAAAGAAAACAATATATTGAACGCATATCAAAATATTTTAAATCCCATCAAATAGTAGGGCTTTTGGGACCGAGACAGTGTGGGAAAACGACCCTTGCACGTAAATATGCAAATATCCAGAATTCAGCAAATAGAGAAAATTACTTCGATTTGGAGGATGCTCGAGATTACGAAAGGTTGCAAAAACCTCAGCTGGTGTTAGAAAAATTAGAAGGATTAGTCATCATTGATGAAATTCAATTGATGCCAAGTTTATTTGCAACTCTGCGTGTTCTTGTTGATCGTGAAGATTCTAAGGCTCGTTTTCTAATTTTAGGAAGCGCTTCACGAGAGCTTATAAATAAGTCAGCCGAGACCTTAGCCGGACGAATTGCCTACATTGAATTACCGCCCTTTTCCTACCTGGAAACACATAATTTAGATAAGTTATGGCTCCGCGGTGGCTTCCCTAGATCCTATTTGGCTCCAAATATAGAGGAAAGCAATGATTGGAGAGAATTTTATATAACAACTTTTCTGGAACAAGATATTCCTAATCTAGGAATCCAGATCCCTGCTGTATCATTGAGACGCTTTTGGACAATGTTGGCCCATTATCATGGAAATATATTTAATGCCTCCGAATTTGGACGTTCCTTCGGAAGTGCAGATACCACTATTCGCAAATATCTCGACATCCTTACGGGCACCTTTATGGTTCGGCAGCTGCAGCCCTGGCAAGAAAACATTAAAAAACGACAAGTGAAGGCGCCGAAAATTTATTTTCGTGATAGCGGATTATTACATACGTTGTTAAATATTTTTAGTGAGTATGACCTTCAAACTAATCCAAAGCTTGGAGCCTCATGGGAAGGATTTGCCTTAGAAGAAGTTGTTCGGGTTCGCCAAGTAAAACCTCACCACTGTTACTTTTGGGCCACTCATACGGGTGCGGAAATCGACTTGCTGATTTTTGAGGGAAATAACAAGAAAGGATTTGAGTTCAAATACACAGACGCTCCTAAAATGACCAAGTCCATGAGGATTACTAGTGCAGACTTAGCCCTTGATGAAATGACGGTTATTTATCCTGGAGCCGTGGATTATCAGCTGGACGACAAAATATATGTCAAAGGGCTTAAGCAGTATCTAGAAGAAAATTCCACGCTAAATTTGCACGCTTAG
- the rplU gene encoding 50S ribosomal protein L21: protein MFAIIRTGGKQYKVQANDKITVEKLSATQGATVSLDHVLMIGDGSKTTVGTPRIEGARVQAVVEEQGRAKKIIVFKKKRRHNYRRKKGHRQDQTVLRIVEVLAPGATAKKTTAAPKPKTESKESSVAKTAATKATATKAPAKAPAKTATSAPTKATTKAPAKKAAPTKKSETTTAKKPAAKKPAAKASPAKKK from the coding sequence ATGTTTGCAATTATTCGAACGGGCGGAAAACAGTACAAAGTTCAAGCCAATGATAAGATTACCGTTGAAAAATTATCAGCGACACAAGGTGCTACTGTTTCCTTAGATCACGTGCTAATGATCGGTGATGGCTCAAAGACCACTGTCGGCACCCCACGTATTGAAGGTGCAAGAGTCCAGGCCGTTGTTGAAGAACAGGGCCGCGCAAAAAAGATTATTGTCTTTAAAAAGAAGCGCCGCCATAACTATCGCCGGAAAAAAGGGCACCGCCAGGATCAAACAGTGCTAAGGATTGTTGAAGTATTGGCTCCCGGAGCAACTGCGAAAAAGACGACAGCCGCTCCAAAGCCCAAGACTGAATCAAAGGAATCCAGCGTGGCAAAAACAGCAGCGACGAAAGCCACTGCAACAAAGGCACCCGCAAAAGCACCAGCCAAAACGGCAACGAGTGCACCTACTAAGGCCACGACGAAGGCGCCAGCTAAAAAAGCAGCCCCCACTAAGAAGTCTGAGACCACAACCGCTAAGAAGCCCGCAGCCAAAAAGCCTGCTGCTAAAGCTTCTCCGGCGAAGAAAAAGTAG
- the rpmA gene encoding 50S ribosomal protein L27: MAHKKAGGSSRNGRDSAGRRLGIKKYGGESVLAGNIIARQRGTKYYPGQNVGMGKDHTLFALTEGKVKFLHKAQGRTYVAIESAN; the protein is encoded by the coding sequence ATGGCACATAAGAAAGCTGGCGGTAGTTCCAGGAACGGTCGCGATTCAGCAGGTCGCCGCCTCGGCATCAAAAAGTACGGTGGTGAATCCGTTCTTGCTGGCAATATTATTGCCCGCCAGCGTGGAACCAAATACTACCCAGGACAGAATGTCGGCATGGGGAAAGATCACACCTTATTTGCTCTCACAGAGGGTAAGGTTAAATTTTTGCACAAAGCTCAGGGCCGAACCTACGTTGCCATTGAATCTGCAAACTAA
- the obgE gene encoding GTPase ObgE yields MKFLDEAKVFVKSGDGGAGCMSFRREKYIEFGGPDGGNGGRGGDIIAEAVGGLNTLIDYRYSQHFKARRGHHGMGKNRTGASGSSITVKLPVGTQIFEDDKETLIADLTTLGEKVVLAKGGHGGYGNEHFKSSTNRAPRRFDPGFPGEERWIWLRLKLIADTGLLGLPNAGKSTFLSVVSRARPKIADYPFTTLAPQLGVVYVNEQEFVMADIPGLIEGAHTGTGLGTRFLGHIERCGVLLHLIDGTEEDVAQSYKTIREEVTQYGHDIEQKNEIVGLNKIDALSEKELKKKLKDLKKVCKSPIYPLSAVTKEGVPEILGALLMIVRKHAADLG; encoded by the coding sequence ATGAAATTCCTAGATGAAGCAAAAGTCTTTGTCAAAAGCGGTGATGGCGGTGCCGGCTGTATGAGCTTTCGCCGAGAAAAGTATATCGAGTTTGGAGGCCCCGACGGAGGGAATGGTGGACGTGGTGGCGACATTATTGCCGAAGCCGTCGGTGGACTCAATACGCTTATCGATTATAGATATAGCCAGCATTTCAAAGCCAGGCGTGGACATCATGGCATGGGAAAAAATCGTACAGGCGCCTCTGGATCTTCTATTACCGTCAAACTCCCCGTAGGGACACAAATCTTCGAAGACGATAAAGAAACACTTATTGCCGATCTTACGACCCTTGGTGAAAAAGTTGTCCTGGCCAAAGGCGGTCACGGGGGATATGGAAACGAGCATTTTAAGTCCTCAACAAACCGGGCGCCCCGACGATTTGATCCAGGATTCCCTGGAGAAGAAAGATGGATCTGGCTTCGCCTCAAGCTTATTGCTGATACGGGTCTTTTAGGACTTCCCAATGCTGGAAAATCCACTTTCCTGAGTGTTGTATCTCGGGCTCGCCCCAAGATCGCCGATTATCCATTCACAACCCTCGCCCCCCAACTGGGTGTGGTTTACGTTAATGAGCAAGAATTCGTCATGGCTGACATCCCCGGACTTATAGAAGGCGCACACACGGGAACAGGCCTAGGCACACGCTTTTTAGGACACATCGAACGCTGTGGCGTTCTCTTGCACCTTATCGATGGGACCGAAGAAGACGTAGCGCAGTCTTATAAGACCATCCGAGAAGAAGTGACACAATACGGCCATGATATTGAACAAAAGAATGAAATTGTAGGGCTAAATAAGATTGATGCCCTATCTGAGAAAGAGTTAAAGAAGAAGCTCAAAGACCTCAAAAAAGTTTGTAAGTCGCCTATTTACCCCCTATCCGCTGTCACGAAAGAAGGTGTGCCGGAAATATTGGGAGCATTGTTGATGATTGTTCGAAAGCATGCCGCAGATCTTGGGTGA
- the pal gene encoding peptidoglycan-associated lipoprotein Pal — translation MDLKKIASVSLLAVAIAACGSDDEDRGEWDAPYMAFEEEVLPGSQADFAIEAGDRAFYAFDMYNLNAESQETIERQAEWLKAYDDVDLSISGHCDERGTQEYNLALGQRRADSHKNYLVALGIDPRRIETISYGKERPIVEGSTEAAYAQNRTTIITLDQ, via the coding sequence ATGGATTTAAAGAAAATCGCTTCAGTTTCATTACTAGCAGTAGCTATAGCTGCTTGTGGATCAGATGATGAAGATAGGGGCGAATGGGATGCTCCTTATATGGCTTTTGAGGAAGAAGTTCTTCCAGGGAGTCAGGCGGACTTTGCTATTGAGGCTGGAGATCGCGCATTTTATGCATTTGATATGTATAATTTGAATGCAGAATCTCAGGAAACTATTGAGCGTCAGGCTGAATGGCTTAAGGCATATGATGATGTGGATCTTAGTATCTCGGGTCATTGTGACGAACGCGGCACACAGGAATACAACCTAGCATTAGGACAGCGTCGAGCTGATTCTCACAAGAATTACTTGGTAGCGCTTGGTATCGATCCTAGACGCATAGAAACAATTAGTTATGGTAAGGAGCGCCCCATAGTTGAGGGATCAACTGAGGCTGCTTATGCACAGAATCGTACGACTATCATAACGTTGGATCAATAA